A genomic stretch from Mus musculus strain C57BL/6J chromosome 19 genomic patch of type FIX, GRCm38.p6 PATCHES MG65_PATCH includes:
- the Marchf5 gene encoding E3 ubiquitin-protein ligase MARCHF5 isoform 1 (isoform 1 is encoded by transcript variant 1): MPDQALQQMLDRSCWVCFATDEDDRTAEWVRPCRCRGSTKWVHQACLQRWVDEKQRGNSTARVACPQCNAEYLIVFPKLGPVVYVLDLADRLISKACPFAAAGIMVGSIYWTAVTYGAVTVMQVVGHKEGLDVMERADPLFLLIGLPTIPVMLILGKMIRWEDYVLRLWRKYSNKLQILNSIFPGIGCPVPRIPAEANPLADHVSATRILCGALVFPTIATIVGKLMFSSVNSNLQRTILGGIAFVAIKGAFKVYFKQQQYLRQAHRKILNYPEQEEA, from the exons ATGCCGGACCAAGCCCTTCAACAGATGCTGGACAG aAGTTGCTGGGTGTGCTTTGCCACCGATGAAGATGATAGAACAGCTGAGTGGGTGAGACCATGCAGGTGCAGAGGATCTACTAAGTGGGTTCACCAGGCTTGTCTCCAGCGCTGGGTAGATgaaaagcaaagaggaaacagCACAGCCAGAGTGGCCTGTCCTCAGTGCAACGCCGAGTACTTAATAGTGTTTCCAAAGCTGG GTCCAGTGGTTTATGTCTTGGATCTTGCAGATAGACTGATCTCAAAAGCTTGCCCTTTTGCTGCAGCAGGAATAATGGTTGGATCTATCTATTGGACAGCCGTGACTTATGGAGCAGTGACAGTGATGCAG GTTGTAGGCCATAAAGAAGGGCTGGATGTTATGGAGCGAGCTGAccctttatttcttttgattGGACTTCCTACTATTCCTGTCATGCTGATACTAGGCAAAATGATTCGCTGGGAGGACTATGTGCTTAGACTATGGCGCAAATACTCAAATAAACTACAAATCTTGAACAGTATATTTCCAG GGATTGGTTGTCCTGTTCCTCGAATTCCAGCTGAAGCTAACCCTTTAGCAGACCACGTCTCTGCTACCAGAATTTTGTGTGGAGCCCTTGTCTTTCCTACTATTGCGACAATAGTTGGTAAACTGATGTTCAGTAGTGTTAACTCAAATTTACAAAGGACAATCTTG gGTGGAATTGCTTTTGTTGCCATAAAAGGAGCATTTAAGGTTTACTTCAAACAGCAGCAATATTTACGTCAGGCACACCGCAAAATCCTAAATTATCCAGAGCAAGAAGAAGCATAA
- the Marchf5 gene encoding E3 ubiquitin-protein ligase MARCHF5 isoform 2 (isoform 2 is encoded by transcript variant 2), with amino-acid sequence MPDQALQQMLDRSCWVCFATDEDDRTAEWVRPCRCRGSTKWVHQACLQRWVDEKQRGNSTARVACPQCNAEYLIVFPKLGPVVYVLDLADRLISKACPFAAAGIMVGSIYWTAVTYGAVTVMQVVGHKEGLDVMERADPLFLLIGLPTIPVMLILGKMIRWEDYVLRLWRKYSNKLQILNSIFPGIGCPVPRIPAEANPLADHVSATRILCGALVFPTIATIVGKLMFSSVNSNLQRTILVRWI; translated from the exons ATGCCGGACCAAGCCCTTCAACAGATGCTGGACAG aAGTTGCTGGGTGTGCTTTGCCACCGATGAAGATGATAGAACAGCTGAGTGGGTGAGACCATGCAGGTGCAGAGGATCTACTAAGTGGGTTCACCAGGCTTGTCTCCAGCGCTGGGTAGATgaaaagcaaagaggaaacagCACAGCCAGAGTGGCCTGTCCTCAGTGCAACGCCGAGTACTTAATAGTGTTTCCAAAGCTGG GTCCAGTGGTTTATGTCTTGGATCTTGCAGATAGACTGATCTCAAAAGCTTGCCCTTTTGCTGCAGCAGGAATAATGGTTGGATCTATCTATTGGACAGCCGTGACTTATGGAGCAGTGACAGTGATGCAG GTTGTAGGCCATAAAGAAGGGCTGGATGTTATGGAGCGAGCTGAccctttatttcttttgattGGACTTCCTACTATTCCTGTCATGCTGATACTAGGCAAAATGATTCGCTGGGAGGACTATGTGCTTAGACTATGGCGCAAATACTCAAATAAACTACAAATCTTGAACAGTATATTTCCAG GGATTGGTTGTCCTGTTCCTCGAATTCCAGCTGAAGCTAACCCTTTAGCAGACCACGTCTCTGCTACCAGAATTTTGTGTGGAGCCCTTGTCTTTCCTACTATTGCGACAATAGTTGGTAAACTGATGTTCAGTAGTGTTAACTCAAATTTACAAAGGACAATCTTGGTAAGATGGATTTAA
- the Marchf5 gene encoding E3 ubiquitin-protein ligase MARCHF5 isoform 5 (isoform 5 is encoded by transcript variant 5): MERADPLFLLIGLPTIPVMLILGKMIRWEDYVLRLWRKYSNKLQILNSIFPGIGCPVPRIPAEANPLADHVSATRILCGALVFPTIATIVGKLMFSSVNSNLQRTILGGIAFVAIKGAFKVYFKQQQYLRQAHRKILNYPEQEEA; the protein is encoded by the exons ATGGAGCGAGCTGAccctttatttcttttgattGGACTTCCTACTATTCCTGTCATGCTGATACTAGGCAAAATGATTCGCTGGGAGGACTATGTGCTTAGACTATGGCGCAAATACTCAAATAAACTACAAATCTTGAACAGTATATTTCCAG GGATTGGTTGTCCTGTTCCTCGAATTCCAGCTGAAGCTAACCCTTTAGCAGACCACGTCTCTGCTACCAGAATTTTGTGTGGAGCCCTTGTCTTTCCTACTATTGCGACAATAGTTGGTAAACTGATGTTCAGTAGTGTTAACTCAAATTTACAAAGGACAATCTTG gGTGGAATTGCTTTTGTTGCCATAAAAGGAGCATTTAAGGTTTACTTCAAACAGCAGCAATATTTACGTCAGGCACACCGCAAAATCCTAAATTATCCAGAGCAAGAAGAAGCATAA
- the Marchf5 gene encoding E3 ubiquitin-protein ligase MARCHF5 isoform 3 (isoform 3 is encoded by transcript variant 3) — translation MPDQALQQMLDRSCWVCFATDEDDRTAEWVRPCRCRGSTKWVHQACLQRWVDEKQRGNSTARVACPQCNAEYLIVFPKLGPVVYVLDLADRLISKACPFAAAGIMVGSIYWTAVTYGAVTVMQVHHSLFSDTTFDVKVYYIFARSFKMYCFK, via the exons ATGCCGGACCAAGCCCTTCAACAGATGCTGGACAG aAGTTGCTGGGTGTGCTTTGCCACCGATGAAGATGATAGAACAGCTGAGTGGGTGAGACCATGCAGGTGCAGAGGATCTACTAAGTGGGTTCACCAGGCTTGTCTCCAGCGCTGGGTAGATgaaaagcaaagaggaaacagCACAGCCAGAGTGGCCTGTCCTCAGTGCAACGCCGAGTACTTAATAGTGTTTCCAAAGCTGG GTCCAGTGGTTTATGTCTTGGATCTTGCAGATAGACTGATCTCAAAAGCTTGCCCTTTTGCTGCAGCAGGAATAATGGTTGGATCTATCTATTGGACAGCCGTGACTTATGGAGCAGTGACAGTGATGCAGGTTCACCATTCTCTATTCAGTGACACTACTTTTGATGTGAAGGTCTATTATATATTTGCTaggagttttaaaatgtattgttttaaaTAG
- the Marchf5 gene encoding E3 ubiquitin-protein ligase MARCHF5 isoform 4 (isoform 4 is encoded by transcript variant 4), with the protein MPDQALQQMLDRSCWVCFATDEDDRTAEWVRPCRCRGSTKWVHQACLQRWVDEKQRGNSTARVACPQCNAEYLIVFPKLGPVVYVLDLADRLISKACPFAAAGIMVGSIYWTAVTYGAVTVMQVHHSLFSDTTFDVKVVGHKEGLDVMERADPLFLLIGLPTIPVMLILGKMIRWEDYVLRLWRKYSNKLQILNSIFPGIGCPVPRIPAEANPLADHVSATRILCGALVFPTIATIVGKLMFSSVNSNLQRTILGGIAFVAIKGAFKVYFKQQQYLRQAHRKILNYPEQEEA; encoded by the exons ATGCCGGACCAAGCCCTTCAACAGATGCTGGACAG aAGTTGCTGGGTGTGCTTTGCCACCGATGAAGATGATAGAACAGCTGAGTGGGTGAGACCATGCAGGTGCAGAGGATCTACTAAGTGGGTTCACCAGGCTTGTCTCCAGCGCTGGGTAGATgaaaagcaaagaggaaacagCACAGCCAGAGTGGCCTGTCCTCAGTGCAACGCCGAGTACTTAATAGTGTTTCCAAAGCTGG GTCCAGTGGTTTATGTCTTGGATCTTGCAGATAGACTGATCTCAAAAGCTTGCCCTTTTGCTGCAGCAGGAATAATGGTTGGATCTATCTATTGGACAGCCGTGACTTATGGAGCAGTGACAGTGATGCAGGTTCACCATTCTCTATTCAGTGACACTACTTTTGATGTGAAG GTTGTAGGCCATAAAGAAGGGCTGGATGTTATGGAGCGAGCTGAccctttatttcttttgattGGACTTCCTACTATTCCTGTCATGCTGATACTAGGCAAAATGATTCGCTGGGAGGACTATGTGCTTAGACTATGGCGCAAATACTCAAATAAACTACAAATCTTGAACAGTATATTTCCAG GGATTGGTTGTCCTGTTCCTCGAATTCCAGCTGAAGCTAACCCTTTAGCAGACCACGTCTCTGCTACCAGAATTTTGTGTGGAGCCCTTGTCTTTCCTACTATTGCGACAATAGTTGGTAAACTGATGTTCAGTAGTGTTAACTCAAATTTACAAAGGACAATCTTG gGTGGAATTGCTTTTGTTGCCATAAAAGGAGCATTTAAGGTTTACTTCAAACAGCAGCAATATTTACGTCAGGCACACCGCAAAATCCTAAATTATCCAGAGCAAGAAGAAGCATAA